In a genomic window of Gloeocapsopsis dulcis:
- the puuE gene encoding allantoinase PuuE produces MPADYPRDMIGYGRKPPHPQWQNQARVAVQFVINYEEGGETCILHGDQASETFLSEIVGAAPLMGLRHMNMESVYEYGSRAGFWRLHRIFTEREIPVTVYGIAMALERNPEAVAAMRAANWEIASHGWRWIDYKYFGEAEEREHLHKAIAIHTQVTGSRPLGWYTGRTSAHTRQLVVEEGGFLYDSDSYADDLPYWIHDYGKPHLVIPYTLDNNDMRFATTQGFNSGDQFFAYLRDAFDVLYAEGETAPKMMSVGLHCRLAGRPGRAAALERFLNYVQQRDRVWLCRRIDIAQHWHKYHKPSDT; encoded by the coding sequence ATGCCAGCAGATTATCCTCGCGACATGATTGGTTACGGGCGCAAGCCACCACATCCCCAATGGCAAAACCAAGCACGGGTTGCCGTACAGTTTGTGATTAACTACGAAGAAGGAGGAGAAACTTGCATCTTACATGGCGATCAAGCATCAGAAACATTCCTATCAGAAATTGTTGGTGCAGCTCCTTTAATGGGGTTGCGACACATGAATATGGAGTCAGTCTATGAGTATGGTAGTCGGGCTGGCTTCTGGCGGCTGCATCGAATTTTTACTGAACGCGAAATTCCAGTTACTGTGTATGGAATCGCAATGGCATTAGAGCGCAACCCAGAAGCAGTTGCAGCAATGCGCGCAGCTAATTGGGAAATTGCCAGTCACGGCTGGCGCTGGATTGATTACAAGTATTTTGGTGAAGCAGAAGAACGCGAACATCTACACAAAGCGATCGCTATTCATACACAAGTGACAGGTAGTCGTCCTCTGGGTTGGTACACTGGTCGCACGAGTGCTCACACGCGTCAGTTGGTGGTAGAAGAAGGTGGCTTTCTTTACGACTCAGACAGCTATGCAGATGACTTGCCTTACTGGATACATGACTACGGTAAGCCTCATCTTGTGATTCCCTACACCTTGGACAACAATGATATGCGCTTCGCCACAACTCAAGGCTTTAACTCAGGCGATCAGTTTTTTGCCTATCTCCGCGATGCCTTTGATGTTTTGTATGCCGAAGGCGAAACTGCGCCCAAAATGATGAGTGTGGGATTACATTGCCGCTTAGCAGGACGTCCAGGACGTGCCGCTGCCTTAGAACGTTTTCTTAACTACGTACAGCAACGCGATCGCGTTTGGCTTTGTCGCCGCATTGATATTGCCCAACATTGGCATAAATATCATAAACCTAGTGATACATAG
- a CDS encoding GNAT family N-acetyltransferase, protein MDYSHIQFCDSSVSADGHCQAPINLHHLHKLFQVAAFWAQDRSLEDLSIAISNSKPVISVWDGEKLIGFARATSDGVYRATIWDVVIHPDYRGAGLGRKLVESVLSHPHMNRVERVYLMTTHQQSFYEQIGFECNSSTTMVLCNQPKLGFPTQEAQLQELPGG, encoded by the coding sequence ATGGACTACAGCCACATTCAATTTTGCGATAGTTCGGTTTCGGCAGATGGTCACTGCCAAGCACCGATTAATCTCCACCATCTACATAAATTATTTCAGGTGGCAGCTTTCTGGGCGCAAGATCGCAGTCTTGAAGATTTGAGTATTGCCATTAGTAACAGTAAACCAGTTATTAGTGTCTGGGATGGCGAAAAATTGATTGGCTTTGCCAGAGCAACTTCAGATGGTGTTTATCGTGCAACAATTTGGGATGTTGTCATCCACCCTGACTATCGAGGTGCTGGGCTAGGGCGTAAGCTAGTAGAAAGTGTTTTAAGTCATCCACACATGAATCGAGTAGAACGTGTTTACTTGATGACAACCCACCAGCAGAGCTTTTACGAACAAATTGGTTTTGAGTGTAATTCAAGTACCACGATGGTGCTATGCAACCAACCAAAGTTAGGTTTCCCTACTCAAGAAGCTCAGCTTCAGGAATTACCAGGGGGATAG
- the cobS gene encoding adenosylcobinamide-GDP ribazoletransferase — protein MDKQLWWKQLWCDVAAAFVFYTCLPIPFATTLDFCRVSRYVVLVGLVIGGILGFLDAGLNFVGIPVLTRTVLVVVSWIGLTGGLHLDGAMDTADGLAVQDPQKRLQVMADSATGAFGAMVAIALLFLKTAALSEISFERWFALMAACGWGRWGQQIAIARYSYLKPTGKGSFHKAALYPRDILLGLLLLLGLSSFRILLHNDVMSTVVIAISGSAIAFLTSAWFNRQLGGHTGDTYGAVVEWTEALLLCVLTVPQH, from the coding sequence GTGGATAAACAACTATGGTGGAAACAACTATGGTGTGATGTAGCAGCTGCCTTTGTTTTTTATACTTGTCTGCCAATACCTTTTGCTACAACCTTAGACTTTTGTCGCGTATCTCGATATGTAGTACTAGTTGGGCTAGTCATTGGGGGAATTTTAGGATTCTTGGATGCAGGATTAAACTTTGTTGGCATACCCGTGCTAACACGTACTGTATTAGTAGTCGTCAGCTGGATTGGTCTGACTGGTGGACTCCACTTAGATGGAGCAATGGATACTGCTGATGGGCTAGCTGTACAAGATCCGCAAAAAAGGCTACAGGTTATGGCAGATAGTGCTACGGGAGCGTTTGGGGCTATGGTAGCGATCGCATTATTGTTTCTGAAAACTGCGGCATTGAGTGAGATAAGTTTTGAGCGTTGGTTTGCGTTGATGGCTGCCTGTGGCTGGGGACGTTGGGGACAGCAAATTGCGATCGCCCGCTATTCTTACTTAAAACCAACAGGTAAAGGATCTTTTCATAAAGCTGCTTTGTACCCACGCGACATTTTACTAGGATTGTTGCTATTACTTGGGTTGAGTAGCTTCAGAATCTTGCTTCACAATGACGTGATGAGTACTGTAGTTATAGCGATCAGTGGAAGTGCGATCGCGTTTCTTACGAGTGCTTGGTTCAATCGCCAACTCGGCGGTCATACCGGAGATACCTACGGTGCAGTTGTAGAATGGACGGAAGCCTTATTACTGTGTGTACTGACAGTACCACAACACTAA
- a CDS encoding PPC domain-containing protein: MIIKACATGLSRMMLLPLTLLAVETSFVPSAIAQQRLYNPIPLPPSNQVSDTLSERDIPTGDGGFARDYLVRFNQGDNIAIDLVSDQFDTIVTLMSPEGATLAENDDGPDGTTNSLLFTRITQTGNYIVRVRSFGETGGGAFTLRVTRLRPI, from the coding sequence ATGATCATAAAAGCTTGTGCAACAGGGTTGAGCCGGATGATGCTTCTTCCCTTGACGTTGCTAGCAGTGGAAACAAGTTTTGTTCCCTCAGCGATCGCTCAACAAAGGTTATACAATCCCATTCCCTTACCTCCTAGTAATCAAGTTTCTGATACGCTGTCAGAACGGGACATTCCCACAGGAGATGGCGGGTTTGCCCGCGATTACCTAGTAAGGTTCAATCAAGGCGATAACATCGCGATTGACTTAGTATCAGATCAATTTGATACCATTGTTACCTTAATGTCACCTGAAGGCGCAACACTTGCAGAAAATGACGATGGTCCTGATGGGACGACAAATTCTTTACTGTTTACTCGGATTACACAAACTGGAAATTACATTGTGCGTGTCCGGTCTTTCGGTGAAACTGGTGGGGGAGCATTTACACTGCGAGTGACGCGGTTACGACCGATATGA
- a CDS encoding ComF family protein yields MRYWWAQMPNGMLNFQGLLNLFLQSHCPLCQRPTLQEFCQDCNRQLQRCKLTNHQHLQQGLPIFAWGDYRGTLKSAIAALKYNNQPQIAKPLGQWLAQAWLNSQHDKLVVVPVPLHADKLKKRGYNQAELLAESFCNFTGFALQSQGLKRIKATDAQFSLSVSEREQNLATAFALGTEFQRQRPKYRVLLLDDIYTTGATVRSAVQTLQKQGISVYGVVAIATPSRNIVSAKSENKVR; encoded by the coding sequence TTGAGATACTGGTGGGCACAGATGCCAAATGGGATGCTGAATTTTCAAGGCTTACTAAATTTATTTCTTCAATCTCACTGCCCACTCTGCCAGCGTCCTACTCTACAAGAATTTTGTCAAGACTGTAATAGACAGCTGCAACGCTGTAAACTTACCAATCATCAACATCTCCAGCAAGGATTACCAATTTTTGCTTGGGGAGATTATAGAGGTACGCTCAAAAGTGCGATCGCTGCCTTAAAGTACAACAATCAACCTCAAATTGCTAAGCCACTAGGTCAATGGTTAGCACAAGCATGGCTCAATTCACAACATGACAAATTAGTTGTTGTTCCCGTACCATTACACGCGGACAAGTTGAAAAAGCGGGGTTACAACCAAGCTGAACTACTAGCAGAAAGTTTTTGCAATTTTACTGGATTCGCTTTACAATCACAGGGTTTAAAACGAATAAAGGCAACAGATGCACAGTTTAGTTTATCTGTATCAGAAAGAGAACAAAACTTAGCGACGGCATTTGCACTGGGAACAGAATTTCAGCGTCAACGTCCAAAATATCGAGTTCTATTGCTGGATGACATTTATACTACTGGAGCAACAGTACGTTCAGCAGTTCAAACTCTACAAAAACAAGGAATATCTGTGTATGGTGTCGTTGCGATTGCCACTCCTAGTAGAAATATTGTTAGTGCTAAAAGTGAGAACAAAGTAAGGTAA